A genomic region of Tsukamurella pulmonis contains the following coding sequences:
- a CDS encoding glycoprotein yields the protein MSRSARLLCVLTLLIAITGLPVPSGAGLPDAQFVRITVDEVTSRVTENSPNEVVVRGDVENFGDRDVSDLDLRIQRAPAVSTSAQLRSDLVADNNVYDTLGRFEPVSKVLKPGQRTAFTVTIPVRATPTTRGPTLGIDRPGVYPLLLNLNGKPAYGGTARLDDSRTLLPVLGLPEGGSDDAGTVDKAVTTSPAQVTLLWPLADNPKLAGGVPGGGDTPVRLVDDALAGSLGEGGRLDGLLSAYEDATRGPDPRRTALRTAACLAIDPDLLVTVQAMTAPYRVARNPADPRGPSSAGTGSDAAGAWLERLKRVAADSCVVALPFGQVDLEALGRSAEPSLQRAALDTPSDVIDSILGVQSVRGVAIPASGQLLADGAGQLRASDIGATVVAATTVKAPAQGRGTPSGIVNVGQGIGAAVFDPSVSAALAAMGDVPDGAERGVVPGPTGTVPTSSTFTVGEESAVMRRQAAVGAVTAAALDPTQRYAPPDGWAASTAVDPVAQVTGRTTLIAPPQVWAAGPQDARAVLDAVSAQFGAGLAQPRTFRDLTASAQSTGRDPARAADPWTLRQAPESAPSRVPDRIVTAAAAHVRQVDQLGAALLPLPKTPLTPRMYTSPLREDAVRALRWAPSRSAVDGDASIRLSATRASMAAQLRSVGFVTPGGAYTLASDKSPLLIVARNDLPLPIRTVIDWSAPEGVTIDASEVQELPARGTRQIELPTTVDYSRQISVQLTLRSSSNMPLGDPISVSVHSNAYGKSLFWITCGAGILLVLLAGRRLWRRYRGRPDPADADRPPADEHEKRIANSYAAHRPPAPHETPEPKDT from the coding sequence GTGAGCCGATCGGCCCGCCTCCTGTGCGTGCTGACGCTCCTGATCGCGATCACCGGCCTGCCCGTTCCCAGCGGCGCCGGTCTCCCGGACGCCCAGTTCGTACGGATCACCGTCGACGAGGTCACCTCCCGGGTCACCGAGAACTCCCCCAACGAAGTGGTGGTGCGCGGCGACGTCGAGAACTTCGGCGACCGCGACGTCAGCGACCTGGACCTGCGGATCCAGCGCGCGCCCGCGGTGTCGACCTCGGCGCAGCTGCGCTCGGACCTGGTCGCCGACAACAACGTCTACGACACCCTCGGCCGCTTCGAACCCGTCTCGAAGGTGCTCAAGCCGGGGCAGCGCACCGCGTTCACCGTCACGATCCCGGTCCGCGCCACCCCCACCACGCGCGGGCCCACTCTCGGCATCGACCGCCCGGGCGTCTACCCGCTGCTGCTCAACCTCAACGGCAAGCCCGCGTACGGCGGCACCGCCCGGCTCGACGACTCGCGGACCCTCCTGCCCGTCCTCGGCCTGCCCGAGGGCGGCTCCGACGACGCGGGCACCGTCGACAAGGCCGTCACGACGTCGCCCGCCCAGGTCACGCTGCTGTGGCCACTGGCCGACAATCCGAAACTCGCGGGCGGCGTACCCGGCGGCGGCGACACCCCGGTGCGGCTCGTCGACGACGCGCTCGCCGGCTCCCTCGGCGAGGGCGGCCGGCTCGACGGCCTGCTGTCGGCCTACGAGGACGCGACGCGCGGGCCCGACCCGCGGCGGACCGCGCTGCGGACGGCCGCCTGCCTCGCGATCGATCCGGACCTGCTCGTCACGGTGCAGGCCATGACCGCGCCGTACCGGGTCGCCCGCAATCCCGCCGACCCGCGCGGCCCGAGCAGCGCCGGCACCGGCAGTGATGCGGCGGGTGCCTGGTTGGAGCGCCTCAAGCGGGTCGCCGCCGATTCCTGCGTGGTCGCGCTGCCCTTCGGCCAGGTCGACCTCGAGGCGCTCGGCCGCTCCGCCGAGCCGTCACTGCAGCGCGCCGCGCTCGACACCCCGTCCGACGTCATCGACTCGATCCTCGGCGTGCAGTCCGTGCGGGGCGTCGCGATCCCCGCGTCCGGGCAGCTCCTCGCCGACGGTGCCGGGCAGCTGCGCGCCTCCGACATCGGGGCCACGGTCGTAGCGGCGACCACCGTGAAGGCGCCGGCCCAGGGGCGGGGCACCCCGTCGGGCATCGTCAACGTGGGCCAGGGCATCGGGGCCGCGGTGTTCGACCCGAGCGTCTCGGCCGCCCTCGCCGCGATGGGCGACGTCCCCGACGGGGCGGAGCGCGGGGTCGTACCGGGCCCGACGGGGACCGTGCCCACGTCATCGACCTTCACCGTCGGCGAGGAGTCGGCGGTGATGCGGCGGCAGGCCGCCGTCGGGGCGGTCACCGCGGCCGCGCTCGATCCGACGCAGCGCTACGCGCCCCCCGACGGGTGGGCGGCCAGCACCGCCGTCGATCCCGTCGCACAGGTCACCGGCCGCACCACACTGATCGCACCGCCGCAGGTGTGGGCCGCGGGGCCGCAGGACGCGCGCGCCGTCCTCGACGCCGTCTCCGCGCAGTTCGGCGCGGGCCTCGCGCAGCCGCGCACCTTCCGCGACCTCACCGCCTCCGCCCAGTCGACGGGCCGCGACCCGGCCCGCGCCGCCGATCCCTGGACGCTGCGGCAGGCGCCCGAGAGCGCGCCCTCCCGCGTCCCGGACCGGATCGTCACCGCCGCCGCCGCGCACGTCCGGCAGGTCGACCAGCTCGGCGCCGCGCTGCTCCCCCTGCCGAAGACCCCGCTCACTCCGCGGATGTACACCTCGCCCCTGCGCGAGGACGCGGTGCGTGCGCTGCGCTGGGCGCCGTCGCGCTCCGCCGTCGACGGTGACGCCTCCATCCGGCTGTCCGCCACGCGCGCTTCGATGGCCGCACAGCTGCGCTCCGTCGGCTTCGTCACCCCCGGCGGGGCGTACACGCTGGCCTCGGACAAATCGCCACTGCTCATCGTCGCGCGCAACGACCTGCCGCTGCCCATCCGGACCGTCATCGACTGGTCGGCCCCCGAGGGCGTCACGATCGACGCCTCCGAGGTGCAGGAGCTGCCCGCACGGGGCACCCGGCAGATCGAACTGCCGACGACCGTCGACTACTCGCGGCAGATCTCCGTGCAGCTGACGCTGCGCTCGTCCAGCAACATGCCGCTGGGCGACCCGATCTCCGTCTCCGTGCACTCCAACGCTTACGGCAAGTCGCTGTTCTGGATCACGTGCGGCGCCGGGATCCTGCTGGTCCTGCTCGCCGGGCGGCGCCTGTGGCGCCGCTACCGCGGCCGGCCCGACCCGGCGGATGCGGACCGCCCCCCGGCCGACGAGCACGAGAAGCGGATCGCGAACAGTTACGCTGCACATCGACCGCCCGCACCGCACGAGACCCCGGAACCGAAGGACACATGA
- a CDS encoding ABC transporter substrate-binding protein, which translates to MKRMRIGLIAALAVVGLIASACGGTGSDGAARAGSTVTITQVNGVTEFPVGPARIVATGYSIDNLLALGITPVAVVQAGLPLPAPWHGTRLDGIPVITSPDKKSMPVEEIAKYRPDLFVGDDYVLDQGTFDRLSAVTKVLGGIEENGSRAAWDVQLRALGRILGEQDAVARILAEDEARFAAVRERHPGLQGKSAVLAQYLAANSTFNFVSATADPTNTMFAELGMTLPKAIKDDPQFATGAGAQGGRTPVSLELLPRIASNLMVIYPNGATAADLQRLPGYAGLPQVSGGATQVVDLQTVIALNQPTPLSREWILPRLEPLFVTAAAQPAVA; encoded by the coding sequence ATGAAACGGATGCGCATCGGGCTGATCGCGGCCCTGGCGGTGGTCGGGCTGATCGCCTCCGCCTGCGGTGGAACGGGTTCCGACGGTGCCGCCCGCGCCGGGAGCACGGTCACGATCACCCAGGTCAACGGCGTCACGGAGTTCCCCGTGGGGCCGGCCCGCATCGTGGCGACCGGCTACTCGATCGACAACCTGCTGGCCCTGGGCATCACGCCGGTCGCCGTGGTGCAGGCGGGCCTCCCGCTGCCGGCCCCGTGGCACGGCACGCGGCTCGACGGGATCCCGGTCATCACCTCCCCGGACAAGAAATCGATGCCCGTCGAGGAGATCGCGAAGTACCGGCCGGACCTGTTCGTCGGCGACGACTACGTGCTCGATCAGGGCACGTTCGACCGGCTCTCCGCGGTGACGAAGGTGCTCGGCGGCATCGAGGAGAACGGATCGCGCGCAGCCTGGGACGTGCAGTTGCGCGCCCTCGGACGGATCCTGGGCGAGCAGGACGCCGTCGCGCGGATCCTGGCCGAGGACGAGGCGCGCTTCGCTGCCGTCCGCGAGCGGCACCCGGGCCTGCAGGGCAAGTCGGCGGTGCTCGCGCAGTACCTCGCCGCGAACAGCACGTTCAACTTCGTCTCCGCCACCGCCGACCCGACCAACACGATGTTCGCCGAACTGGGGATGACGCTGCCGAAGGCGATCAAGGACGATCCGCAGTTCGCGACCGGCGCGGGCGCGCAGGGCGGGCGCACCCCGGTCTCGTTGGAGCTGCTCCCCCGGATCGCCTCGAACCTCATGGTGATCTACCCGAACGGCGCGACGGCCGCCGATCTGCAGCGCCTGCCCGGGTATGCGGGCCTGCCGCAGGTCAGCGGCGGCGCGACGCAGGTCGTCGACCTGCAGACCGTCATCGCACTGAATCAGCCCACGCCGCTGAGCCGGGAGTGGATCCTGCCTCGGCTCGAGCCGCTGTTCGTGACGGCTGCGGCACAGCCGGCGGTCGCCTGA
- a CDS encoding MarR family winged helix-turn-helix transcriptional regulator: protein MSRRKFSAIDEVTFIDPPPTARIHILARRVGVIIADLLLETVHEYEPRLRPGHMRVLALVNEAPKRLIDIAASLGSTKQSVAPTVAELVDWGLVVRTVDDRDRRARTLALTPHGETVTSAMLGRSIALDEEWGRLLGEDVEICRSALWRIIQSQRPTDG, encoded by the coding sequence ATGTCCAGACGGAAGTTCAGCGCGATCGATGAAGTGACGTTCATCGATCCGCCGCCCACCGCGCGGATCCACATCCTGGCCCGCCGCGTCGGCGTGATCATCGCCGATCTCCTACTCGAGACCGTCCACGAGTACGAACCCCGTCTACGCCCGGGCCACATGCGGGTGCTCGCCCTGGTGAACGAAGCACCGAAGCGCCTGATCGACATCGCGGCCAGCCTCGGCAGCACCAAACAGTCGGTGGCGCCCACCGTCGCCGAGCTCGTGGACTGGGGCCTCGTGGTCCGCACCGTCGACGATCGGGACCGGCGCGCGCGCACGCTGGCGCTCACCCCGCACGGCGAGACCGTGACGTCGGCGATGCTGGGCCGGTCCATCGCGCTGGACGAGGAGTGGGGCCGCCTGCTCGGGGAGGACGTCGAGATCTGCCGCTCCGCGCTGTGGCGGATCATCCAGTCGCAGCGCCCGACGGACGGGTGA
- a CDS encoding MFS transporter, whose amino-acid sequence MTTGRAGAPTAAAKPAWRTFRDLPDLLRLLGVRLLSQYAEGLFQAGLGTAIVFNPERSASPADIAAGLAVLLLPYSVIGPFAGALLDRWDRRRVFVVANLVRALLIAACAGVLASGAGETAIFVVALAVGGAGRFVGSGLSAALPHVVDRPQLVAMNSVTTTLGAGATALGASTAVGLRAVFGSDDAGGAGVLACAALIAVLGALLATRFPAGILGPDHDVTGKHEKPSTALGEVATGLAHGALAAWRAPSVAAALTGMGAHRIVFGFNTLMLLLLTRHHFTDGALGLAGFGAVAGATAVGMFAAAVLTPITVARWGRRNTVVGALVAACLTQLTVLTLHFAVLVAAAAVLGLAGQVVKLSGDAAMQMDVPDERRGQVFAFQDALFNVTFVGAVAFAAAVVPFDGASRPLAAAGAVLYALAVGAVVLLYRRTGTPEVAGASN is encoded by the coding sequence GTGACGACCGGCCGAGCGGGCGCGCCGACGGCCGCCGCGAAACCCGCCTGGCGGACCTTCCGCGACCTGCCCGACCTGCTGCGCCTGCTCGGCGTCCGGTTGCTGAGCCAGTACGCGGAGGGGCTGTTCCAGGCCGGGCTCGGCACGGCCATCGTCTTCAACCCCGAGCGGAGCGCGTCGCCGGCGGACATCGCCGCCGGCCTGGCCGTGCTGCTGCTGCCGTACTCGGTGATCGGCCCGTTCGCGGGTGCGCTCCTGGACCGGTGGGACCGGCGCCGGGTGTTCGTCGTCGCCAACCTGGTGCGCGCGCTGCTCATCGCGGCGTGCGCGGGCGTCCTCGCGTCGGGAGCGGGGGAGACGGCGATCTTCGTGGTCGCGCTCGCCGTCGGCGGCGCCGGCCGGTTCGTCGGCTCGGGTCTGTCCGCCGCGCTGCCGCACGTCGTGGACCGGCCACAACTGGTCGCCATGAACTCGGTGACCACGACCCTCGGGGCGGGTGCCACCGCGCTGGGCGCCAGCACCGCCGTGGGCCTGCGCGCGGTGTTCGGCTCCGACGACGCCGGCGGCGCCGGGGTCCTCGCCTGCGCTGCGCTGATCGCGGTCCTCGGCGCGCTGCTCGCGACCCGGTTCCCGGCCGGCATCCTCGGCCCCGATCACGACGTCACCGGCAAACACGAGAAGCCGTCGACCGCACTCGGCGAGGTCGCGACCGGCCTCGCGCACGGCGCACTCGCCGCCTGGCGCGCCCCGTCGGTCGCGGCCGCCCTCACCGGCATGGGGGCGCACCGCATCGTGTTCGGCTTCAACACCCTGATGCTGCTCCTGCTCACCCGCCACCACTTCACCGACGGGGCGCTCGGGCTCGCCGGGTTCGGCGCGGTCGCGGGCGCGACGGCGGTGGGGATGTTCGCCGCGGCCGTGCTCACCCCGATCACCGTGGCCAGGTGGGGGCGGCGGAACACCGTGGTCGGCGCGCTCGTCGCCGCCTGCCTGACCCAGCTCACCGTGCTGACGCTGCACTTCGCGGTCCTGGTGGCGGCCGCAGCGGTGCTCGGGCTCGCCGGTCAGGTGGTCAAGCTGTCGGGCGACGCCGCGATGCAGATGGACGTGCCCGACGAGCGTCGCGGCCAGGTCTTCGCCTTCCAGGACGCCCTGTTCAACGTGACCTTCGTGGGCGCGGTCGCGTTCGCCGCCGCCGTGGTCCCGTTCGACGGTGCCTCCCGGCCCCTCGCCGCCGCCGGTGCCGTCCTCTACGCCCTCGCCGTCGGCGCGGTGGTGCTGCTCTACCGCCGCACGGGAACCCCGGAGGTCGCTGGCGCGTCCAATTGA
- a CDS encoding YqgE/AlgH family protein, whose product MGPDRSNESAPGGASSGESAGAGFEVSPGTLLVASPELIEPTFSRTVVYLIEHNESGSLGVVLNRPSESAVHGVLPRWHDLAAKPKAVFVGGPVNQTAALCLGVVKAGVDASGIRGLQPVAGRVVLVDLDSDVEMMDELLDGVRVFAGYSGWGMGQLDDELGRDDWIPCGSLHTDVLVPSSVDLWGKVLRRQGLPTALLATHPVDVSVN is encoded by the coding sequence GTGGGTCCCGATCGTTCGAATGAATCCGCACCGGGCGGCGCGTCCTCCGGCGAGTCCGCGGGCGCGGGCTTCGAGGTGTCCCCCGGCACGCTGCTGGTGGCCTCCCCCGAGCTGATCGAGCCCACCTTCTCGCGCACCGTCGTCTACCTGATCGAGCACAACGAGTCCGGCAGCCTGGGCGTGGTGCTGAACCGGCCCAGTGAGTCCGCCGTCCACGGGGTGCTCCCCCGGTGGCACGATCTCGCGGCCAAGCCGAAGGCCGTCTTCGTCGGCGGGCCCGTCAACCAGACCGCGGCGCTGTGCCTCGGCGTGGTGAAGGCGGGGGTCGATGCGAGCGGCATCCGCGGCCTGCAGCCCGTCGCCGGCCGGGTGGTGCTCGTCGATCTCGATTCCGACGTGGAGATGATGGACGAGCTGCTCGACGGTGTGCGCGTGTTCGCCGGCTACAGCGGTTGGGGCATGGGCCAGCTCGACGACGAGCTCGGCCGCGACGACTGGATCCCCTGCGGCTCCCTGCACACCGACGTGCTGGTCCCGTCGAGCGTGGATCTGTGGGGCAAGGTGCTGCGCCGGCAGGGCCTGCCGACGGCGCTGCTCGCCACCCATCCGGTGGACGTTTCCGTCAACTGA
- a CDS encoding CCA tRNA nucleotidyltransferase: MTDSSPDGPADARAERRTRLLAAAHISLRGLSDVLAPLGARFADAGHELYLVGGSVRDALLGRLTSDLDFTTDARPEQVQALLRGWADAMWDTGIEFGTVSAAFADQQIEITTYRAEAYDRVTRNPVVKFGENLHDDLVRRDFTINAMAVRIGRDGAEDFQDPLNGLDALLAGEIDTPATPEESFSDDPLRMLRAARFVSQLGFAVAPRVSAAMTDMASEIDRITAERVRAELDKLILGEHPVDGIVLLVDTGLAERVIPEIPGMKLAIDEHHQHKDVFWHSMTVLQQAIDLEESDPDLILRWAALLHDIGKPDTRRHEPNGGVSFHHHEVVGAKMVRKRMRALAYPKAVIEDVAQLVFLHLRFHGYGDGQWTDSAVRRYVTDAGPLLPRLHKLVRADCTTRNKRRAARLQATYDGLERRIEDIAAREDLARVRPDLDGNAIMELLGLEPGPEVGAAWKFLKELRLDRGPLDRDEAEAELQKWWAERRG, translated from the coding sequence GTGACCGACAGCTCTCCCGACGGCCCCGCGGACGCGCGCGCCGAGCGCCGGACCCGCCTCCTGGCGGCGGCGCACATCTCGCTGCGCGGATTGTCCGACGTGCTGGCGCCGCTGGGCGCCCGCTTCGCCGATGCCGGGCACGAGCTCTACCTCGTCGGCGGTTCGGTGCGGGACGCACTGCTCGGCCGCCTGACGAGCGATCTGGACTTCACCACCGACGCGCGGCCCGAGCAGGTGCAGGCGCTGCTGCGCGGCTGGGCCGACGCGATGTGGGACACCGGTATCGAGTTCGGCACCGTGAGCGCGGCCTTCGCCGACCAGCAGATCGAGATCACCACCTACCGCGCGGAGGCGTACGACCGCGTCACCCGCAATCCCGTCGTGAAGTTCGGCGAGAACCTGCACGACGACCTGGTCCGCCGCGATTTCACGATCAACGCGATGGCCGTGCGCATCGGCCGCGACGGCGCCGAGGACTTCCAGGACCCGCTGAACGGGCTCGACGCGCTGCTCGCGGGCGAGATCGACACACCGGCCACGCCGGAGGAGTCCTTCTCCGACGATCCCCTGCGCATGCTCCGCGCCGCGCGCTTCGTCTCCCAGCTGGGATTCGCGGTGGCGCCGCGCGTGTCCGCGGCGATGACCGACATGGCGTCCGAGATCGACCGGATCACCGCGGAGCGGGTGCGGGCCGAGCTGGACAAGCTGATCCTGGGCGAGCACCCCGTGGACGGGATCGTGCTGCTGGTGGACACCGGGCTCGCCGAGCGGGTGATCCCGGAGATCCCCGGGATGAAGCTGGCGATCGACGAGCACCACCAGCACAAGGACGTCTTCTGGCACTCGATGACCGTGCTGCAGCAGGCCATCGACCTGGAGGAGTCCGATCCGGACCTGATCCTGCGCTGGGCCGCGCTGCTGCACGACATCGGCAAGCCCGACACCCGCCGGCACGAGCCGAACGGCGGCGTCTCCTTCCACCACCACGAGGTGGTGGGCGCGAAGATGGTGCGCAAGCGGATGCGGGCGCTGGCGTATCCGAAGGCCGTGATCGAGGACGTCGCGCAGCTGGTCTTCCTGCACCTGCGCTTCCACGGCTACGGCGACGGGCAGTGGACCGATTCCGCGGTGCGCCGCTACGTCACCGACGCCGGACCGCTGCTCCCCCGGCTGCACAAGCTGGTCCGCGCGGACTGCACCACCCGTAACAAGCGGCGCGCCGCGCGGCTGCAGGCCACCTACGACGGGCTCGAGCGGCGGATCGAGGACATCGCCGCGAGGGAGGATCTCGCGCGCGTGCGGCCCGATCTCGACGGCAACGCGATCATGGAGTTGCTCGGTCTGGAGCCCGGACCCGAGGTGGGCGCGGCGTGGAAGTTCCTCAAGGAACTGCGCCTGGACCGCGGCCCCCTCGACCGCGACGAGGCCGAGGCCGAACTGCAGAAGTGGTGGGCCGAGCGCCGGGGCTGA
- a CDS encoding bile acid:sodium symporter family protein, with the protein MKKILDKLSIDGFILAIFAAVGIAALFPAQGSAVPVVDGAVTVAIAVLFFLYGARIHPKEALAGLKHWRLHVVILSFTFVVFPIIGVLLRFAPEVLLRPELYAGVLFLTLLPSTVQSSIAFTSIAGGNVPGAIVSASVSNLLGVFITPLLVLALMATTGEVQFHSSSIIDLCLQLLLPFLLGQLLRPWVGGFVTKHAAALKYVDRGSIVLVVYSAFSAGMREHIWSQVSWVGVVQLIVLSVALVLLMLWMTRATAEKMGFDRADMIAVQFCGTKKSMATGLPMAAVLFAGQPVGLLVLPLMIFHQLQLMMCAWLAARYGRELEPERVAA; encoded by the coding sequence ATGAAGAAGATCCTCGACAAGCTCTCCATCGACGGCTTCATCCTGGCGATCTTCGCCGCCGTCGGCATCGCCGCGCTCTTCCCCGCGCAGGGGAGTGCGGTCCCGGTGGTCGACGGCGCCGTCACCGTCGCCATCGCGGTCCTGTTCTTCCTGTACGGCGCCCGGATCCACCCGAAGGAGGCCCTCGCGGGCCTGAAGCACTGGCGCCTGCACGTGGTGATCCTGAGCTTCACCTTCGTCGTCTTCCCGATCATCGGCGTGCTGCTGCGGTTCGCGCCGGAGGTGCTGCTGCGTCCCGAGCTGTACGCGGGTGTGCTGTTCCTGACGCTGCTGCCGTCGACGGTGCAGTCCTCGATCGCGTTCACCTCGATCGCGGGCGGCAACGTACCGGGCGCGATCGTGAGCGCCTCGGTGTCCAACCTGCTCGGCGTCTTCATCACCCCGCTGCTGGTCCTGGCCCTGATGGCGACCACCGGCGAGGTGCAGTTCCACAGCAGCTCGATCATCGACCTGTGCCTGCAGCTGCTCCTGCCGTTCCTGCTCGGCCAGCTGCTGCGGCCCTGGGTGGGCGGCTTCGTCACCAAGCACGCCGCGGCACTGAAGTACGTCGACCGCGGCTCGATCGTGCTGGTGGTCTACTCCGCGTTCTCGGCGGGAATGCGCGAGCACATCTGGAGCCAGGTCTCCTGGGTGGGCGTCGTCCAGCTGATCGTGCTCTCGGTGGCGCTGGTGCTGCTCATGCTGTGGATGACGCGTGCGACCGCCGAGAAGATGGGCTTCGACCGTGCCGACATGATCGCGGTCCAGTTCTGCGGCACCAAGAAGTCGATGGCCACGGGCCTGCCGATGGCCGCGGTGCTGTTCGCCGGACAACCCGTGGGCCTGCTGGTACTGCCGCTGATGATCTTCCACCAGCTCCAGCTGATGATGTGCGCGTGGCTGGCCGCGCGGTACGGGCGCGAGCTCGAGCCGGAGCGCGTCGCGGCCTGA
- a CDS encoding SdpI family protein, producing MFVLVVILAVAAVAAVVVGGAGLAGRLPENGVVGVRTEQTLSDPLLWRTANRVAGPGLVGAGVIFAAGALIGLAMDAPWSFVTVGVAVLAGLFLAGFGALQGARAASIQARLQMPEATCCSADEAPSDDPAADCGVTGGCGACALKGMCDHEARPA from the coding sequence GTGTTCGTGCTGGTTGTGATCCTCGCTGTGGCCGCCGTGGCGGCCGTCGTCGTGGGCGGTGCCGGGCTCGCCGGCCGCCTGCCGGAGAACGGCGTCGTCGGCGTGCGCACCGAACAGACGCTCTCCGACCCGCTGCTCTGGCGTACCGCGAACCGCGTGGCCGGCCCGGGTCTGGTGGGTGCGGGCGTCATCTTCGCCGCCGGCGCGCTGATCGGTCTCGCGATGGATGCTCCCTGGTCGTTCGTCACCGTCGGCGTCGCGGTGCTCGCGGGCCTGTTCCTGGCCGGTTTCGGCGCGCTGCAGGGCGCGCGGGCCGCATCGATCCAGGCCCGCCTGCAGATGCCGGAGGCCACCTGCTGCAGCGCGGACGAGGCACCGTCGGACGACCCGGCCGCCGATTGCGGCGTGACCGGCGGTTGCGGCGCGTGCGCCCTCAAGGGCATGTGCGACCACGAGGCGCGCCCCGCCTGA
- a CDS encoding NUDIX hydrolase, with protein MTSAESADSSGRPQRPGPVGDSAAGAPSRPRRRRRRGGRGRGRGQLSAVTEQKPSPESGEAPSEPAPAVKPARKQGTPTSKAKRPAPGRVRPDPRIRTVRETSAGGLVVAGLDGDDELRAALIGRVDRRGRTLWSLPKGHIETGETAELTAIREVAEETGLTGAVLAPIGKIDYWFAVEGRRVHKTVHHFLLSWQSGDLSTEDYEVSEVAWVPLGELATRLTYSDERKLVATARTVIEDLTADPQELAARVAAAPRSEPSAYERAAAERNAVRNDPPKPRRRRGGRRSRGRRSSGGGGGGQT; from the coding sequence GTGACCTCCGCCGAATCCGCCGACTCCTCGGGCCGCCCGCAGCGCCCGGGTCCCGTCGGCGACTCCGCGGCAGGAGCGCCCTCCCGGCCGCGCCGTCGGCGGCGCCGCGGGGGCCGTGGTCGCGGTCGCGGCCAGCTCTCGGCGGTCACCGAGCAGAAGCCGTCACCGGAGAGCGGCGAGGCACCGTCGGAACCCGCTCCGGCCGTCAAGCCCGCACGCAAGCAGGGCACCCCGACCTCGAAGGCCAAGCGCCCCGCGCCGGGCCGCGTCCGCCCCGATCCGCGCATCCGGACGGTCCGCGAGACCTCCGCCGGCGGCCTCGTGGTGGCCGGGCTCGACGGTGACGACGAGCTGCGCGCCGCGCTGATCGGGCGCGTCGACCGCCGCGGCCGCACCCTGTGGTCCCTGCCGAAGGGGCACATCGAGACGGGCGAGACGGCCGAGCTCACCGCCATCCGCGAGGTCGCGGAGGAGACGGGCCTGACCGGCGCCGTCCTCGCACCCATCGGCAAGATCGACTACTGGTTCGCCGTCGAGGGCCGCCGCGTGCACAAGACCGTGCACCACTTCCTGCTGTCCTGGCAGAGCGGCGATCTCTCCACCGAGGACTACGAGGTCTCCGAGGTCGCCTGGGTGCCGCTGGGCGAGCTGGCGACCCGGCTGACCTACTCCGACGAGCGCAAGCTGGTCGCCACCGCGCGCACCGTCATCGAGGATCTGACCGCGGACCCGCAGGAGCTGGCCGCCCGCGTCGCCGCCGCGCCGCGCAGCGAGCCCTCCGCCTACGAGCGCGCCGCGGCCGAGCGCAACGCCGTGCGCAACGATCCGCCCAAGCCCCGGCGGCGGCGGGGCGGGCGCCGCTCGCGCGGTCGCCGCAGCAGCGGAGGCGGCGGGGGCGGTCAGACGTGA